The segment ACAGTTACTTGTAACCTTAAATCGAGAAGGATGGCTTTTGAGAAGTTTGTGTAGATGCAAAGGCCAATAAGGTGGCAGACGTGACAATGTGGAAGAGTTGGCGTGAGTCTAACTCTGcataattaaaaagatacaaCAATTTAGTAGATTGGACTAAGGGAAAAGATAAGAAAATCCCAGTAACTTTCTTTGTGCTTACCTAACGTAACTCATCATCAACTTCAAGATTCTTCTGTAATCACGCGGAGCTCCTCCAGCGTCAGCTCCGAATGCTCTGGATCTTTGATATCTCATTGTATGATTTGTAGGTCGGCAAGACGGCAAGGCACAAAAGATAGGTTGATCAAATAATAGGCATAACGACGAGAAATTCAATATTTCTAACGGGTTAAGAACCTAAATATCAAAAATCTCGAGCTGGTCTAGTTGTTCTCTACTGAGTACTCATTGGTGTTGCGCTGATCAATACGAACACGCCGTTTCCTAGGGTAAACAATTGTGTTCTCATTAACCAATCTAGCTAGAGCCAGGTGATTCTCCTCCaaaagagtttcaaaaaaaCTAGGTGATTCTCCTCTCCTCTACTCAAACTCAtgcaatataatatttattaaataaatatattataaatattaattaaatattttacttttagtttaaattatttaataatttatatgtataattcatttaaaataataatattattattttaactagATACAGTatgtaattatatgtatatataatatctaattAGTTTGATATTGTTTAGATATAATGGATTGCATTTACTTCATCAAATTCTACTTAGTATTCTTTTGTTATAAGCAAATTAATGTTTCTTCAAATGATCAAATCCTTAtgcaagttagaaaatctacaTTCCCCAATGATCAAGAGGTGCTTCCTATTCTCAAGCATTTTCAAACACAACTCCACTATCCCATACTTGCCGGCAATATCAGTTCTTTTCATAGCTTTTTtactgaaaagaaaagaaagaacacaattaattaaattgattGATTGAAGTTTTAAATTGAAAGTTAACAGTtcataaaaagaagaaagaaaagaaaaaaaatacaatgtCAATATCAATTGTTCTCTTAGTTTTTACCAtgattgttattttgtttctcTATGACAAGTATTTGAGATCATAACCGAAGTGGAACCTTGGATACTCTATATCCCAAAGTGCGTTTACGTCAATAAAGCTGGGTTCGAATAACTACTGTTGCTTATATCACATTTTCTAGTTGCTTATATCACATTTTCTAGTTGTCACTGTTATAGAACACTTGACTgagaaaataaatactaaatgATGTTTGCTTTCGTTGCTCATTGTTTATATATGATTATGTAGAAGGAATGAAGCATTTATTTGTATTGTTTGAAAGTAAGGCTGGAGCCGTGTACAAATTTAGTTCATAGTTCATACCTACGCTAGTTCATAGTTCATACCTACGTCCATATTATAAAACAAGAGATCCTATTGTAGTAGattaaaagaatatttcaaaTCTATGATCCTATGACTTCTATTTTCGTAAATTAGCTTTCTTGTTCcattaatctatattattaaaagagaagtacacatataaaatgttcattagttttcagtgttatttacacttctatgccactgatattaaataatacttcctattttaatgctgtttttttcactttaattaatgtgttttcctaaattaaatttgaactaaatacacaattaaataatatttcttattttaatgctttgtcttttccaattacattaatgtgttttctaaaattaaatttgaattaaatacacttcattaatttctcaattaaaataatgtcaaattaaaaaaaaaacacacatttttattggacaaacaattcataaaaattataatattaactcttcattgaacaaataTGAACgaaaagtattaccaaattcgaaccgaaactagataatatccaaacggatttaccattttggtatctataaaaccataactaaaccttatccgaacaaaatatttcggatatccgaatgtatttaaatcatatttatatactttaatatgttagctatttttcgagttaatatctaactattttaagttgatttaaaatataaaaaataatcaaaagtaaacatctaaagtagataaacaataatcaaaacaccaaaaatacttaaaatatatatatatatatatatatatatatatatatattcttcatctaaatattcaagttaaatttattttaatttttaatttaggtactttagcttacattactcaaatttacatgttatatttttttagatttaaggatatttaaagatacataaatttttaaaatttaaaaataatttaacgggttatcaaacccgcaaagatctaaatcaaaccggaaccaaagtttataaatacccgaatagagttataatctttaaactcgaaaatctcaaatccgaataaattttaaccgaattcgagtggatacccaaatacttATCCCTAgattaaacaatataaaacgatcaaaataatatttaatataaataaataaaaattaaaactgaaaattaatatccgtgcggtcgcacgggtcaagatctagtgtgatattattttgtaattattgttGCTTTGCTAGCAACAAAACATAATCTCCCAGCTTCATTTGCCACATATAGGAATATTGTAAATGAAGAAACCTCAGTTACCATCCTCATAATTCTAACTAGAACTTTTCAAAGGAGATATTTGAGTAATACCAAGAAATTGTGACAAAATATTAGACAATGAAGctaatgaaacacgataaagattACAAGGTCTAGTTTCTGAAACTAAAGTATTgtaatcatataaaaaaaaactgaaacaagAAACTAAAGACAAGAAAAGAAACCAAAGACAAAAGATTATATCCTAAACGAATGTACCACAACTAGATGGATCCAAAATCACATATTTGTAAGCATTAGTTGAAAAGATCCACAAAGTAGGAACTCTCAAGCTGCCTCTACTACGCTCTTTATCGCCTAATTGTTTATTGACTGCAGTCTAAAAGCCAAATTGAGAATCAGACTGGAACTTTTATATTCGAAGACTACTATTATATTTAGAGAATCATTCAACTTCATTCCATAGAAGTACAAACTGACTCATCCGTCACACATGGCAGAGACATCTAGATATCACGTCAACATAAACGAAAACCATTACCGGCTAAAAGACAAAGGCCGCAGCCATTATTACACCATAAACCAAACCAAGAATATAAAACTCTGATTATCTCTGCCTTTTTAAAAAGGTTtctttattcatttatttaaaaaggTTTCTTTATTCATTTACAAGTGCATGGGTCACACTTGCAGTCGGATCCACACTTGCATGCATCGTTCTCAGCGCTGCCCTCTCCAGAAGCCTCATACTGATACTGGTTCTTCATCGCCGGTGCAACGCCAAAGACGAAAGTCTCAGCTGTGGTCGTCTCACCGGAGAAGCCCAAATCTGGGTACATTTTGCAACTGCATCAACCGCAACATCACACGTCATCAGAGGTTGTGAATCATATATACAAAGAATCTCAAAATAAGAAAGAATTGTTACAATGGACAACCAAAACAGAGGACTGAGACTTACCCTCCGCAACCGTTGCCGCACTTGCAGCCAGATCCACAACCACAGTTTCCTCCACAGCAAGACATTTTCTCTCGAGAAAGACCGAAGAAATAGCAGAGAACGTTTAAATTAGATTGATCGTTTATAGAAAGTTTATCACAGAATGAATTTTAGATTGATGAAGCTTCCAAATTTATAGGCTAGATGAGAGAATCCTGGCCATAAACGTGTCGCCAATCCGTCTCCGCTCTTATCTCCTAAATTTAATATCAGTCCAGAATTAGTACTTATTTACGGCTTTACCCTTCGGGGGATTGATTCTCGTACGTCGGTTCAATAATTGGCGGGACAATAATTGTGGAGCGTGTGTTTGTTCTGGTACATCCTAGAGCGTGCCGGAGTTCCGTGTGTTACAGTCTTATCACCGTCCAGTTTTACACCGCCTTTTATGCAGATCTAAATCTATGGTTGTTATTTAACTTCGTTTAATCCACATGCACGCATGTCACATCAATatcatcattctattttttttttctaaattgaaattatattaaagCCTAGAACCCAAAAGATACATGGCcgaaacccataaaccttacaACAAACTGCTCTAAAGCCCAAACGAGAATTGGGCGgacttaaaccaaaaaaaattgggtGAAgcccaaaaccacaaaaaccaACAGATCTCCACTGACATTTCGGAGAACAATAGCAAGTGTCACGATCCTCCTCCGATCGGACACACGTGTCACACAATCTTTTCAAATCGATGAGTGCCGCCATTACATGTCTTCTTCGGAGACCCCGACCGAGACTCACCCGATGTCGCAGATCCTCGGAGCCGAACCAACTTAAGACCATCAGTGAACTTCATCGGGATTAACCCGAGATCTCATCCCAATCAACGCAACCCGCTTCTTTTTCTTCACCGCTTCAAAACGCCGGAGAGCCTCATCGACTCGAGAGCTCCACAGATCCGACGCTGAAACCCACAAATTCGCTACCAAGCCAAAATGAATCGAAGCATAAAAAGCTTCTTCCTAACAATGCAAACTGAAACCGCATATTACCCTTTGGCGGAAAAGAGCAATATCAGAGCACTAAAGCCGACCGTCCACCGAGAGGACGATGTGACGGCGGACGCCAGATTACAAACcgaaaatcagaaaaaaaaacggGACTTTAACATCAGGAAGACACACCGATAAAAAATCCGGACCGACAGTGGTTGTGGGAGCCCATCCGTCGACCGGGAATGCTTTTCACGGtggttttctcttttctctctcttctaaCTATTGATCCGATATCATCATTCTATAATTTCTATTACTAGTGCTTTtgcagaaaaatataaaattttgagatttttaaaacttttttatttttttgatattttgataatttgatTTTGAGACGACtgatttcattttattattccTAAAAGCctcttttatatatttgcaTTGAATGTGTTCTACCTCTAATACAAAAGATAAGaattaatcataaatattaaatttggtaataaaattcaaatagtaaattttgagtttcaaaaaaaatcaaatagtaaatctaattaataattactttacaaagaaaatatccaaattacCTTCTTGTGAatgaaatatctaaaaatatctaaataaatagTTCTTTCTATAAAGATAAATATGTGATTGTAGGAGAATCGTTTCCCGAATCTTATCCGGGATATCAATATTACAGATATGAAAAGGGGTTTTTATTGTTGCCAAAGTCATGCTATGCAATCAATGTTTTCATGTTCTTTTTggcaaataaatatattcaagaTTCTAGAAATGAAAATATCTTCTTTGTCggaaaaaagaaattaaaaaatatcttgGGGGTAAAATGATACCCATTTTTATCGAACGATATCcatttttgcttctttttagtttttttttttgcttctttttagtttttaacctGTCTGTAAGTATTTAAgagttttcattttaaaaaaaaaaagttttcaagAATTTTGAGGTAAGTCTTGGTTAATGAAAAGAGAGAGCATAGTGATAATTAGTGTTTTGAAATTCTGACCCGGATCCACGATTAAATCGGTAAATTTGATGATCTAAGATAAATTTGATTTGAATTctgtgaaaaataatatttaaaaactcactaaaacttgtaaaattaactaaaatctaTAATCCAGTTACTGactgaaccaaaaaaatatttttacttactattttatagttttacttGAAGAAAACGAAATGAACAATGGTAAAAAAGATCAAAATTAGTTGATTTTATTCAGTGTCAgattattttgttatcaataattcattaatgatgttttattttagatttgttttagatttgaaatttaattttgttattcacattaaacatttatgatttttaagttttaatatttttattggatttcataactcttaacttgatacaaaaatattttaggtaatctaaactattttctagatatttttatatgaaaaatgaaggtaaaataaaacaaaattaaatattttctaatattatcttatgatttataaacatttagaaaatacttaaatttagcttttatatatttattttcagaactaatatactaatattatataataaaactaattcatttattaattcaCGGCCCACTCTCGATCGATCTGATAATCCGATGATCCAGATTGTCGTCTGATTCAGTATCCATATCGAGTTTAAAAATATTGGTTATTACTAATGTGTTGTGAGCCCCTAGCTAATGGACCAAGTGACCacttaccaaaccaaaaaaacatgtAAGTATGTTGTTACTGGTACACTTAGATTAAGATTATGATATGGTTAGCAAAAATATGGCATATTGAAAACTTGTGCTCTTCTTTTTCCCCGGCCTTGCATTAGGTCTTCATTTTAGTTTTCTGCTGTGTTAGCTTGGACCTGTTTGTCAGCTTATCCCTCTTCCAATGGAGTTATGGAGCAGGAGCCAGCCTTTTCTGTTGATACCTGCTTGAACCATCTCGGTGAATGCTTGATTGAATTTGtctataattattttcttgatgGTCTGGTTAACGCTAGTTGTCAAGAAGCGCTTGGTTAGGGAGTTTAATATTTGGTGTCTCTTGTCCTATAATTATCTACTGACTTCAAAGTTCACCTTTGTTGATAAGTTTTGAGTTAATCTCCTTGTGTCTTTGGagcatttttaattttttgcggCTCTAAATATTCAAAGTAGCTGTAAAGCAGAATCTGGTTGTGATTTTGATTGGATAACCGAACCttcattttaattaatgatatttataatttagcaaaaaaatagcATATTGAAAACCGGGAGATGTTTTTCCTTACCAATATAGTTAAGAGACCAATACAAGAAGAAAATACATACCGGCTAAGTCTAACTATATTATGACAAAGTAAAATGGTCATTCTCATTCTCTTCTTGCATTATAAATcatactagatcatgatccgcgcgtctgcgcggatttatcttttgattcacatattttatatacatcttgtatattatttaaaatttataatataaaaaattagaatgatccggaaccaaaaaaatcgacccggagaaaaaaaatcaaatacctacttagatccaaatgttgagaactcgaagaactcatacatgaaatgaacagatttatacccgaccaagtgagctaaatttcaaacataatatcttttgttatatttttaattcatttttatgggttggtgagatttactatttattcggaaaatttttggctaacttaatggcatatattcgtaggtttcttttttctgaacaggaaaaaaaaagatttgggtcttgattaaatttatcttatataacaaattactgctataaataatttttataaaaactaatttgtaacagtaatatcttttttgttataaattagtatatcatggtttataggttcaaattatagagttagtcgttttcatagtattgctaatattgatagatgcaagttaatgaatacagataatatattgtactattagtaatctgtcgtatagtattatatgttagtagatatattattaataatctattttatagtataatatgctagtggatgtatctagcttataataaaatatatgcaatataaggaaacatgcgtagtagatataataataaggtaagaagtgaaaaactatggtaatgttgatattaattatttataaaaaagcaTGTCTagtaataagtagattaatataacattaattacatcaggtccaactttaaaatccacctagaagaagttgtaatgtttttgttttaataagatagattaactAAACTACATATTTGGTTATGGAAAACACAGCATATTGAATATGCGAGAAAGTACATAACAAAAACTTAGTGGATCACACACGGTTTTTTATTCACATGGAAGATTTCCAAATTCTCCCTTCAAGTGAAATCACAATGACAGAAACATCGTCATGATACCTGCGACGATCTCCTTGTGGTATCTCCAACAATTCGTGGAAGTCCATACCTAGAAAACCAATCAATGTCGTAcgttagtttattttattttttaatgagCGTTTTGCATGTTAAACTGCGATTACGTTTTGGTTCTTAGTACCATATTTTTTGGCAGCTCGAAGGAGgacttcttggatgagatgCTGAGCAGGATCACCTTCAGGGAAGGCTGAGATGAAAGACTCGACCTCGAAGATGACTTCCTCACTTGAGAAGTATTCATACAATCCATCAGAAGAGAGGATGAGGAACTTATCATGCGACGTGAGTCTATGGTGGTGAAGCGACGGAGAGCACGTGATGTACGGCGATGTTCCAACGTAGTTTATTCTAAACATCTCTAGAACCGCCTTGTTCCATTTCGGCTGAAGAAAAGCGTTTAATCTTTAGCTAGATATATAAGGAATAAACACCTAATATATAGTCTACTAGTTAGGGTCAGTCTTGAGCATAGCCAAGTGAAATTTTGGCATGTGGCtcccaaaattttaacaaataaatttacataaatataaacttccaaatttatataaattgtttgataCAGTTTCTTACTAAACTGATTTTAACCCATAAAATCTCAGGATGTGTCCTGCTACTAGTGATTGATGTGTTCTTTCATCTAAACTACTACCATGCATAGTCCATTAAAATTCAAACTATTCTAAATAAATGTACATACTTGTTTGAGAAATCCAGCGCCAAAGGCACGAGTAACCTTGAGATAACCTTTCACTCTACCATTCTCTATCGCCAATGGATCATCAGAATGTTCATTCTTGATTCTTCTCACTTCCTAAAGAAAAGTTAAAATCAGTACTATCTCATAATTGTCGATCAAAACAGAACAGTTTGTAACAAGCGTTACCTCTTGAACGTTTGTGCTGTGTTCCATATTGAGCTGAACAGGAACCAGAAGACTCACTCTTTTTTCTCTGACCAAACAAGTCTTTAATGGACTCTCTTCCTTGATTCTCTGAAGATCATTTGCCATCTTTTTCCTCCCGAGATAAGATCTTTGAGCCAGAACCGCTCGGCTGTCTCCAACGCTCATCACGTAAACGTCTTCACCTTTCATCAACGTCACAAGTACGCATGATCCCATCAAGGCTAATACCGGATTCTCGTCAACCGTCAGGTCAAACGCTTCCTCTGTTTTCATCAACGCTTGTTGAAGAGCCTTTAGCACGTCTTTGTGGTTAATCATCTCCGAGTCAGATTCTTTGTGATTCTGTTTCGAAGCGTATCTCCACTGGAGTTTCTTCACATCCTCAGCTATGTTTCTTGAGTCACAAGTAACACTGCCTCCTTCCAGTTTACTCTGTTTCTTGATATGTGACTCGCTACATGATCCGAGATCATCAGAGTTGTCGTCGTCCCATAGCAAACCTTTGAGCTCTTTGAGCACGGCGGTGTAGAGATTGTTGAGAAGATAATCCGGTGGATCCGGACCGTTGAACCCGTCGTAAATCCCTACGAAAAGCCAACCGTTTTCCTCGGATAGGATGACGTGTACTCGATCTTCCCCTGCTTTCCCCTGCGCCCATTGAATCTTCGGCTTTTCTAGAGAAGAAGACTcactcttctcctcctcctcctctgagCCTTCTCGTTCTTTGGTTCTAGGGCTCTCT is part of the Raphanus sativus cultivar WK10039 chromosome 5, ASM80110v3, whole genome shotgun sequence genome and harbors:
- the LOC130512399 gene encoding protein AE7, giving the protein MRYQRSRAFGADAGGAPRDYRRILKLMMSYVRVRLTPTLPHCHVCHLIGLCIYTNFSKAILLDLRSIRVAPGSHATEAAGTIFQTTLVSWNKTVCYSNCSQ
- the LOC108856766 gene encoding metallothionein-like protein type 2, MT2-18; this translates as MSCCGGNCGCGSGCKCGNGCGGCKMYPDLGFSGETTTAETFVFGVAPAMKNQYQYEASGEGSAENDACKCGSDCKCDPCTCK
- the LOC108860464 gene encoding probable protein phosphatase 2C 36, whose translation is MGNGVSNCCVAGDTSVRYDVGAKRVHDSLGHSFSYVRPVLDGSRPSFAQEPSLEPDPIPGTTTTFRSISGASVSANNSTPLSACLSSTDASLKASGFESSNRFASFPLEPVPRGPTKKQSHVSVGPFERRFLSGPIETGLVGNKKKPKKNKSFSKPKPNKKRLATFKTIVNKLMIPNNLSRSKKSVIEPISSFNSRQGGASVPEINYSSTTLSSQEESPRTKEREGSEEEEEKSESSSLEKPKIQWAQGKAGEDRVHVILSEENGWLFVGIYDGFNGPDPPDYLLNNLYTAVLKELKGLLWDDDNSDDLGSCSESHIKKQSKLEGGSVTCDSRNIAEDVKKLQWRYASKQNHKESDSEMINHKDVLKALQQALMKTEEAFDLTVDENPVLALMGSCVLVTLMKGEDVYVMSVGDSRAVLAQRSYLGRKKMANDLQRIKEESPLKTCLVREKRVSLLVPVQLNMEHSTNVQEEVRRIKNEHSDDPLAIENGRVKGYLKVTRAFGAGFLKQPKWNKAVLEMFRINYVGTSPYITCSPSLHHHRLTSHDKFLILSSDGLYEYFSSEEVIFEVESFISAFPEGDPAQHLIQEVLLRAAKKYGMDFHELLEIPQGDRRRYHDDVSVIVISLEGRIWKSSM